In the Lepidochelys kempii isolate rLepKem1 chromosome 3, rLepKem1.hap2, whole genome shotgun sequence genome, one interval contains:
- the LOC140909750 gene encoding bifunctional protein GlmU-like, producing the protein MEQLFNVMEHPVDTLQTGPSAFSVYALRLGPGEDIVTSLLKFVEDKKLKAPFVMTCVGSITKATLRLANATASNTNQIIHLNERFEIVSLVGTLNKAPHLHICLSDKDGKTVGGHVISDLEVFTTAEIVIGECTGLQFTREMDDRTGFPELVISSCSEKA; encoded by the exons ATGGAGCAGCTCTTTAACGTTATGGAGCACCCAGTGGACACGCTCCAG ACTGGACCTAGTGCCTTTTCTGTTTATGCCCTCCGTTTGGGGCCTGGGGAAGACATTGTCACCTCTTTGTTAAAATTTGTAGAAGATAAGAAGCTAAAAGCTCCATTTGTCATGACTTGTGTGGGAAGCATCACCAAAGCAACGCTGAGACTGGCCAACGCCACTGCTTCGAATACTAATCAG ATTATTCATCTAAATGAGAGGTTTGAAATCGTCTCCTTGGTGGGAACCCTGAACAAAGCACCTCATCTCCACATCTGCCTGTCTGATAAGGATGGGAAGACTGTCGGAGGGCATGTTATAAGTGACTTGGAAGTCTTCACTACAGCTGAGATAGTGATCGGCGAATGCACAGGCCTGCAGTTCACCCGGGAGATGGATGATCGCACAGGTTTTCCAGAACTTGTCATTAGTTCTTGCTCTGAAAAGGCTTAG